DNA sequence from the Butyricimonas faecalis genome:
TTTTTATAATAATATTCCAATGTACCCGCTATTCGACGATTAAACAGTCCGAATTCCAGCGCCAAATTGGTAGAATAATTCTTTTCCCATTTCAGATTTGGATTTTTCGGAGCAGAAATAATCAAATAATTCTCTTTTTTAATAGCATCTATCGTACCTACCCTCGCGACTAAATCAGCATAAGCATCTGCCACGTTTCCCTGACTACCGTAAGAACCTTTCAACGTTAGATAAGTCAACCACTGTATATCTTTCAAAAAATTCTCCTCTTTTACCTGGTAATTAAATCCGACTGACCAAAGCGGTTGGAAAAGATCATTCGTTTTCAATCCGAAACGATTGGAACCATCCGTACGGGCATTAAAACTTACCGTATAACGATTCTTGTACGTGTAACCGGCCACTCCAAACCAAGAAACAGCTGCCGTTTCATTCATACTTTCCGTCCAGTAGGGGACACCTAATTTAGCCATCAAGTCCAATTGCAGAATCTGTTGATGACCTCGATCGTGAGCGTAACCGTAGATTTGGGTTTTCTCCTCTTCATATTTAGAGGTTCGTATTTCCTGACCTACCATCACGTCAAAACGGTGATCTTCATTAATAACCGGCATGTATGAAATCTGGTTCCGGAAAGTGATCGAACTATTATTCGTCCCTTTGCCTTGACGGTATCCTCCATCATGCCATACCGGATCGAAAGTGGTGTTATCATACATATCTTTCTGCCGTGCTCGCACAAAATAACTATCCTCTGTAGCTATATCCACATCGGTCGTATTCGATTTTGAAAAAGAGAATAAACTGCTAAAAATCAAATCCGAGAATATTTTCCACTCGATATCTACAGTTCCTTTCAATCCAAAACTTTTAGATTTTCTCCATGCTTGCTCTCTATTTTCCAAGAAGTTAAATTTCAAATCATTATAATACATATAATTGAAATCACCATTCTCATCATAGGCATTATGGGCCCGGGTCGTGTAGATCGCCCATTCGTAGGGATTTTCACGCGAATCGGAAGCGAAGAAACTCTTGTTGTTGCGCATATTCACGTCCAGCATCCCACCGATTCTCAAATTATGTCTTAACTTCGCAAAAACTTTTGCCGCCATCGTATACGTATCCATCCCCACACTTTTGGCCGTGGCTTGCTCGTCCATATAACTACCAGAAAGATAGAATGTCGTAGTTTCCGATCCACCGGAAATACTAATGCTGTGGCGATGAGTTATTGAATTCCGGAAAAGATACTTGAACCAATCGGTATTCACCGTTTCCAACTGGTTCACTTTATCCTGAAATTGTTCCCAGTTCAATTTATGATCATTCACATCTATAAAATAACGCTCGAAATCGGAAACCGTTCCATATTGCCCGGCTTTGTTGGAAGAAGCCTTTAACAAACCTTGCGACAACATCTCCATGTTTACATCAATACGATCTTTGGAGTTCATCATGTAAGCATCTTTCAATTTCGGACGCATACCGATCGTGATACTTCCATTGTAAGTTACCCGGGTTTTACCGGCCGTACCTTTTTTAGAGGTAATCACGATAACACCGTTGGCAGCTCGTGTCCCGTAAATAGCAGTTGCCGCGGCATCCTTCAAAACGTTGATCGATTCGATATCATCCACGTTCACACCCCCGATACCGGATGCTATCAAATTTCTGTTATTCAAAAGATCATCTACACTGGCATCCACCGGATCTTCGAGAATAATCCCATCAACCACCCATAACGGCTGAACGTTACCACTGATCGTGGAGGTACCCCGAATTCGTATTTGCGGAACGGCTCCCGGAGCCCCTGAAGTACTCACGATGGTCATACCCGGTACCTGTCCTTGTAATAACTTATCAATACTTGGCTGGTTCACCATACGCAAACGGTCCATGTCCACCGTGGTAATAGAAGAGGTCAATTTACGACGTTCAATTTTCTGGTAACCGGTCACAACCACCTCTTCCATTTCGCTCACGTCTTCTTCCAACACCACGTTGATTTTTTGCTGCCCCGTGTAAGCCACCGTTTTCGTTTTCATCCCGACAAACGAGAATTCCAAGACGATCGACTGCTGATCAGGGATAGACAATTTATAGGTTCCGTTTATATCCGTGGCCGTACCTAAACCGGTTCCTTTCATCAGAACGGTTACACCCGGTAGCGGAGCGTTATTCTTATCCACCACCTTACCCGAAATCTCCACGGATTTCACGTTTACCTGTGCCTGAACTAAATTCATCGTCCCCGCTCTACCCAACAGAGGAAAACTCAATAACAAAAACATCAACAAACGGGAGAAGCAGAGTAGAGTCATTCCTCGCAACCGTAACATTCGATTAAAAACTTTCCTGTCATAAGTTTTTTTCATAACTTTGATCGTTAATTAATTAATAAAATTGATTTACACAAGAAGGTGATATTCAAAGTTTTCGAGGCAGAGAATACACCTTCTATTTCATTTTTCTGTTTCTTATTTGGCTATCCACATTTCATTACTATTTGATATGACACCCTCACCCTTTATCTTGCAAGACAAAGATTTCACCTAACCGGCAAAAAATACAAAGATCAAAACATTCCTACATTCGAATGCTTTACCAGCCGATCTCATCACAAGTAAACGCTAAAAATCAACGAAAAATGGAAGTCGGATCAACAACTTCCCGCACAAAAATATGATCACGATTTCCCCTCATAAGTTTTTGGTTTCAAGATTAGGACGAAAAAAAACGGTTTCGCCTTTCCCGTTGCTCTTCACCCTAAGGCAGTGGACGCATTAACGTTCCAACACGGAGGTACGAAACCGCCGTATGAAGATAACAGGCATAAAAAATGCCTGTCATGAATTGGCAGGTTCTCCCCTGCCTTAGGATATGAAGAGCATCACAAATATACATAGATTTTTATTAAAAACAAGTATCGCTTCACAAAAGCTCATTTATTACCTAAACCCACATCCGAACTTATTACTAAAAAATGAGGCTTGCTCAAAAGCAAGCCTCATTTTTTATAGCCGTCCCGTCGCTTTCAAGTACCTCGTTTCGCTCAATCGCAACTCCGCTTTCGCATCAATCCAATCACTCCACGCTTTCTGCCACTGGGCTTGAGCCTCCATATAGTTTGTAATCGTTTCCAACCCTACTTCGTACTGATTTTTGCTCACCGTCAAGTTCTCCTCTGCCTGACTTAACGATTTACGGGTCAGTATAACCCTTGTATGGCAATCCTCGATATTATAGCGAGCCCGAGCAATCTCCAGAAGCATCATTTGAGTCATCTCCTCTTTTTTCAATTGACTCATCTCCTGTTCTGCTTTCATTGCTTTAATTTTACCCCGGCCTTCGCCCCAATGGTAAATCGGAATCTTCACGGAAGCTATTGCCATGAAAGAAGCCAAGTTCTCCGTCTGTCCATTCAGAGATACTCCCCCGGAATATCCATAAGAAGCGGACA
Encoded proteins:
- a CDS encoding SusC/RagA family TonB-linked outer membrane protein, with the translated sequence MKKTYDRKVFNRMLRLRGMTLLCFSRLLMFLLLSFPLLGRAGTMNLVQAQVNVKSVEISGKVVDKNNAPLPGVTVLMKGTGLGTATDINGTYKLSIPDQQSIVLEFSFVGMKTKTVAYTGQQKINVVLEEDVSEMEEVVVTGYQKIERRKLTSSITTVDMDRLRMVNQPSIDKLLQGQVPGMTIVSTSGAPGAVPQIRIRGTSTISGNVQPLWVVDGIILEDPVDASVDDLLNNRNLIASGIGGVNVDDIESINVLKDAAATAIYGTRAANGVIVITSKKGTAGKTRVTYNGSITIGMRPKLKDAYMMNSKDRIDVNMEMLSQGLLKASSNKAGQYGTVSDFERYFIDVNDHKLNWEQFQDKVNQLETVNTDWFKYLFRNSITHRHSISISGGSETTTFYLSGSYMDEQATAKSVGMDTYTMAAKVFAKLRHNLRIGGMLDVNMRNNKSFFASDSRENPYEWAIYTTRAHNAYDENGDFNYMYYNDLKFNFLENREQAWRKSKSFGLKGTVDIEWKIFSDLIFSSLFSFSKSNTTDVDIATEDSYFVRARQKDMYDNTTFDPVWHDGGYRQGKGTNNSSITFRNQISYMPVINEDHRFDVMVGQEIRTSKYEEEKTQIYGYAHDRGHQQILQLDLMAKLGVPYWTESMNETAAVSWFGVAGYTYKNRYTVSFNARTDGSNRFGLKTNDLFQPLWSVGFNYQVKEENFLKDIQWLTYLTLKGSYGSQGNVADAYADLVARVGTIDAIKKENYLIISAPKNPNLKWEKNYSTNLALEFGLFNRRIAGTLEYYYKKGVDLLGSKQVSLVSGFPSVSVNWASMKNTGWEFSLNTINIDTHGFRWTSNFNFGYNYNEILDVYSTPGYGSMTNAQRTDYASAAIVGKPINGLWSYKYAGLNEEGRAQFYNEEGEKVLKGMNNIDGLVYSGTTMPLVQGGFTNTFMYKNITLSVLLVGNFGNVIRLRNMTDGQAFAYPEATQNMSKEWASRWRKPGDEAFTDVPRLEANQFDDAVFYPYPSNGTMYNNSDLRTVKGDFVRLQNMSLSYDLNLKKFRDLGIQNIRFMLQGNNLHVWKNSKLKGQDPEATGAVMKYGSTSSANVSFGNTYLPLSRTYSFSLSVQF